Genomic segment of Bubalus kerabau isolate K-KA32 ecotype Philippines breed swamp buffalo chromosome 6, PCC_UOA_SB_1v2, whole genome shotgun sequence:
aagagtgaaaataagtttatttcacATATATTCCACTGTGACCAATATGGAAAATGTAAAGGttaaaattatcataaaattattattaataactaaaaattttatatgaatgaCAATGAACTTCAATCACTGAATTATTAATAAAGtgatttcaaaattttttctcaAATCTACCActagatttgatggagaaacaTGTGTTTCAATAattaataaatagtaaatatattaaaaagtagccATTTGAATAGCATTGCATTTTAGATTGGGTTTTTCAATAATTTCAAAGAGGCAGGAAAATTTGAACAATCCTTGGAAATTTCTCAAaagttgaagaaataaaaagagatcaGTTGGAGAAGTTATGTAGGAGCAGGTGATGGGTCATGTTGGGGAGTTATGAGCAAAAAGCTTGCTTTCTATCATAGGTCTAGGTCTGAGCTGCCACAATATCTGAATTACAGTAGGTGATGCTACACTTGTAGTGAATTTCCTGTGATTCAAGGTGAGACAGATTTATAAAGGTCACAAGAATCTTGATGTCCTATATTCCATGTAGCAAAGCAGTGAAAGGAGGACCCTAGAGGGTTACCACTTTACTGAAGGTGTCTATCTATCATGATGGGAAGGCTGGTGAGATGACCTGCAACCTGCCCTCAGTTTATTTTAGAAGCAAGAAGACTTTAGATTAGCAGGCCAGGGATCAAAGGGAAATGCATCATAAGAAGAGTCTGAGGTAGAGAGAAAAGTGTCCCAGGTAACCAGGCCCTTTGCAACCCAATATGTAGATAGAATGGCAACCAGTTCAAGTGGACAAAACAAACAGTTTTATAATTcaaggaaggtgaaagagagagaagagcatATCCTCTGATCAAGAAAAGGATCCCTTGATGACAAGTTAGAAAACAACCCCCGACAATCCCTGCAAATCCTTCTGTCATAAATTCCTGAAATTAAGAGCTAAGCAGAGACTGTGAGTCATAAGAACATAATCCAGTGAGGAgatactggaggagggcatatccTCTTTTCGGAGTCCCTGTCAAGCCAGTTATGGATGGATTTGCATTTTGGTTGGGAAAGGACTGAACCAGGCCCATTTTGGCAGCTCAACTTCCCCCTGGGTGGGGCAGCAAGCCCCAATAAAAAGGCCCTCTGCTGCATCACTGCCATCCTCCTGCTACTCAAGTCCTGATAGACTTTGGAGAACCTGGTGAGTCTGATTCTTCAGTTCTACTTTGTTCTTGGGCTCCCGAATATTGAATTTATTCTGGAGGCAGCAAATTTGGTGGGTCCAAAGTTATGATCAAGTGTTTAATGCTCCTTAGTGGATGGGAACTTGGAATTTGTATGCTATATTTATTAGGTTTCTGGTAGAGACTTTGAATTTCCCTATTGAAAAAGAAGTTAATAGGAAATCTTTGACATTAAGAGGTAAAGAAgaaagtattttttccttttttgatatcATTTTGGTGTCCTTCTGTGGTGGTGATTTCAGAGGCATTTATCCTAGAAAGTATGAGGCCCTTGTATCCTTCCTGGTGGCCCTTTGCTCTGTACACAAGTCATACTGCTGGGACCTCATGAGAGATCATGAAGATAGGAATTGCTTATGAGCTTGCCCCAGATTTTAGAACTTGTGATGAACTTTTTTTGaagatgttttaattaaaaaaaaaaaacaaaacaactactgctgttttctttcaaacaaacatattttctttagaaaatttgTATGAGCAAAGAGAAGGTTTTCTCTAGGCTGATGAAACAATTTCCTAAGAGagcaagagaagccagaaattcaTTAAACgggattaaagaaattaaagcacATTCTTAGAGATTGGCTCCTAGCTGATGGTATTACATAAtttttgccatgtccttctttaGGAATTCCTTCTTGTGAACACTGTCATGTAATTTCTTTCAGATTCTAAGATTCCAGAAAGAtgtctcagcagcagcagcagtgcaagcAGCCCTGCCAGCCACCTCCAGTAGTGTGCCCACCGAAATGCCCTGAGCCTTGCCCACCTCCAAAGTGCCCTGagccatgcccacctccaaagTGCCCTGAGCCATGCCCACCTCCTCAGTGCCAGCAGAAATGCCCTCCTGTGCCACCTCCCCAACAATGCCAAGAGAAGTGCCCACCCAAGTGCAAGTAACAATATCAGCTTTTATCTGGATCAGGAAAGGATAAGGACAGTTGACTCACCTAGCTCCACAGCTCTACCTTTGCCTTCTCTTCAAATCCCATCATGGATACAGAaggagcttctccatccttcagCCAGCAATATGCCTGTGGCGATTTCAGACAGCTAGAGGTTTCCTTTCTGAGGTTGCTATACTGCTTTGCTCTTGGAAGTGCCCAAGAAAGCATCACAAAGCTTCAGAAGGAAGAACAGCAGCTCTTCTCCTGGGTCCCATCAGAGGATTCTCTCACTGTCTTCTGTGTCTGTCATCTGGGCAAGGGTTTCTACAGGCTGGGAAATTGTTACTTATCCTCTACCTCCTGAATAAAGTAGAATTCCTTTGTGTGAtgttaaaaatgctttctttattttaaaagttgattttaaCAATACTATATAATTGTTGTGGTTTATTTGTATTCTTCTTTGATATCAAGGTTCAGGATCTCACAATCATTGTTGCCTGAATTTTGAGTGACATAATAGgttatatttacataatttctAATCCATATTACTTAATTGAAGATTGATTTGAGAAATTTTAAACTCCTCAAGATTTTTGCTTCTTTActaaaaagtggggaaaatctTAGATATATTGCTCACTCATCTGGGGCATACAAATTAAATGAATGTGTTTAGTTTAGTTGGCACATTGCTAGACGCAGAGTTAGCACTTAGCGAGGCAGTAAATCATCATTGTCTTAGTCATTACCAGCATCACTACTATCATCAGCATCACACCATACCTGTTCCAGCAGGACAGTGGCTCAAACATAATTAGTATagcaaacagaaagaaattctCAAACTCTGTTACTCTTTCCtaatttgttgttctttttcttcttcattaactttatttttaatgtgatatTGCAAATATAGAATTTGGGCTAATTACTGGAATATTTTTGCATAAGATTATAGTGGTTTTAAAAACATAAGTagtagagaagaaagagaaattaaaaaaaaaagatctttaccaGACAAAGTGCTGTCTCCTCTCCATGTGTACCACCTGCTCTTCTTTCTCCAACAACTAATCCATGGTCTGTCTATACTTTTTCACCTCTGAGAttacttttttattgaagaatacaCTGGTTTTTCAATGTTTAGATTTGTAAAATTACTGTTTCTCTGTACCTTTCTTTTCTAAGTGCTTAGCCTAGTATCAAGTAAGCTGGGAAATGAGGGTTATTTTCTTTAAGCGTATCTTTTTTGTGGCTCTAAGCTTCCACTTAGAGAATAGTTAAGTCagaccacacactcacacacacactgatgaataggatactatttttaaaagtgataaaGGCTTTGTGTTAAATCATACTATGCCTAAATATACTTAAGATTAAAAGGACGTTTCTTTATCTACATTCTTCACTCATAAAGCTAGAATTAAAGGATTCTATGATAATagaactgaagatggagaaagagtcCGTGACTGCTCAACCCTCATCAGACtatgacttgtgtgtgtgtggtgggggaagCACCAATATCTGGGAGTTGTCTCTTCTGTAGCTAGTGTTATTTGACCTGACACAGAAATTAGTTCCTAGAGGTAAGGTGTTATTGTAACAAATCTTAAATATGTGGCCATGGCTTAAGAGTCTGGAATAGGTTGGCAAGAAAACTGACACTCAAAAATATAAATGTGGTGACACATGAGAGTCAATGGAAGAATCTTTGCTATATAGGTAACTTGGGAGGCAAACTGAATGTTGTTAGCTTGTTGTGTTCACCAGGGTATTTCAGTGAACTTATGTTCAGAAAATAATTGTTTAGCTTGCAggtcagaaatgaaaagaaaaaaaaacatagcacAGAAATTCAAAACTTTGTTGAATTAGAAAAATGCACCACTTGTAAGCTCCAAAGAAGAGATGAGATTAGAAGTGGTTGTGAACTTTAGATCCACTTTCAGTTGACTGTaacaagagagaaaagataaataagttGTAGTCTTTCCATCTGTGTGCAGGGAGCCTCGTGGTAGCTCTATTATGTTCAGAAGGAAAGAATGCAAAATAAATCAAGCCACAAAATTACTTCTAGGAAAGGACCTAAGTGTGGTCCCTAAAACATAGAAATGATTGAAGGAGTGAAACCTATTGGGTGTCTAATATGTTTTTGAGGGAATTGATAGCTAAATATACTATGTACCAAAACTAAAATGACTTTGACttttcaagaataaaaataactttccaGGActcctttccccaccttccacacTACCCATTCCAGATGTGGTCAGTACAGATAAATAAAAGGATACAACTGCTATGAGATGGACACCAGACCCACAGAGAATAATGGATGAGTGAAGCTCTCTCAGAGAATAGTATCAGAGCCTAACAGAGGTAAAGAGGAGAAGGAACAAAGAAATTTTCAAACTTTGTTACTCTATGTTggttattctttcattttccccC
This window contains:
- the SPRR2E gene encoding small proline-rich protein 2E, whose protein sequence is MSQQQQQCKQPCQPPPVVCPPKCPEPCPPPKCPEPCPPPKCPEPCPPPQCQQKCPPVPPPQQCQEKCPPKCK